From the genome of Anabrus simplex isolate iqAnaSimp1 chromosome X, ASM4041472v1, whole genome shotgun sequence, one region includes:
- the LOC136885946 gene encoding nucleolysin TIAR, giving the protein MSKQMSEECNPRTLYVGNLDPSVSEDLLCTLFFQIAPVQGCKIIREPGNDAYAFLEFANHQGAATALGAMNKRVFLKKEMKVNWATSPGNQPKQDTSNHYHIFVGDLSPEIETQTLREAFAPFGEISNCRIVRDPQTLKSKGYAFVSFVKKAEAENAIAAMNGQWLGSRSIRTNWSIRKPPPPRSDKPRHTKAPTYEEVYNQSSPTNCTVYCGGFFNNEISEELMHKTFSPFGTIQDIRVFKDKGYAFIRFSNKDSATRAIEAIHNSEINGQTVKCFWGKEDPSHMQPAMQANQYTYGYGQQQMGYWYPQQQSYQAAAIAQQQQYMHPGMQQPYAYNQYGYQQQQQQQGYMGRMGMQMANAWQGMPAQSQYPGPGQPMGAPTGGQDPATMQQQQGGGMMTYIMQ; this is encoded by the coding sequence ATGTCAAAACAGATGAGTGAGGAGTGCAACCCTCGGACTTTATATGTGGGCAATTTGGATCCCTCGGTGTCGGAAGATTTGCTTTGTACCTTGTTTTTTCAGATTGCACCCGTCCAAGGCTGCAAAATTATACGCGAACCCGGAAATGATGCATATGCCTTTCTGGAGTTTGCAAACCACCAAGGGGCTGCAACGGCTCTCGGAGCTATGAACAAGAGAGTGTTCTTAAAAAAAGAGATGAAGGTAAATTGGGCCACATCACCAGGTAACCAACCCAAACAGGACACCAGCAACCACTATCATATATTTGTTGGTGACCTTAGTCCTGAAATTGAAACACAAACCCTTAGAGAAGCATTCGCACCCTTTGGTGAAATTTCTAATTGTAGAATAGTGAGGGATCCTCAAACACTGAAATCTAAAGGTTATGCTTTTGTGTCCTTTGTGAAGAAAGCTGAAGCAGAAAATGCTATAGCAGCAATGAATGGCCAATGGTTAGGAAGTCGAAGTATTCGCACAAATTGGTCCATTAGAAAGCCCCCACCTCCAAGAAGTGACAAACCCCGCCACACTAAAGCACCTACATATGAAGAAGTATATAACCAATCCAGTCCTACCAACTGCACAGTTTACTGTGGTGGTTTTTTTAACAATGAAATTTCCGAAGAATTAATGCATAAAACATTCTCACCATTTGGGACTATACAGGACATTCGTGTTTTCAAAGATAAAGGTTATGCTTTCATAAGGTTTTCAAACAAAGACTCAGCTACTCGTGCTATAGAGGCTATTCATAATAGTGAGATCAATGGACAAACAGTGAAGTGTTTCTGGGGAAAGGAAGATCCCAGTCATATGCAGCCTGCAATGCAAGCAAACCAATACACATATGGATACGGTCAACAACAGATGGGTTATTGGTATCCTCAACAGCAGAGTTACCAAGCTGCTGCAATAGCCCAGCAACAACAGTACATGCATCCAGGAATGCAACAACCATATGCTTACAACCAATATGGATAccagcagcaacagcaacaacaaggtTATATGGGAAGAATGGGTATGCAGATGGCAAATGCATGGCAAGGTATGCCTGCTCAGTCACAGTATCCAGGACCAGGTCAGCCCATGGGAGCACCAACTGGAGGTCAAGACCCAGCGACTATGCAACAGCAGCAGGGAGGTGGCATGATGACTTACATCATGCAATAA